The window TGTCCGTCGCCCCCCTACACCGTCTTGTGCTGCGCGTTCTCGCCCGGGATGCCCGCCGTGATCTCGACGCCGCCCGCGTCCAGGTCCGACTTCAGCTCCTCATCGTACTGGCCTCGGAAGCGGAAGCCGTGCGAGCGCACCGTGGCCTTCTTGTCACCGATCTTCTCCGTCATCCACACGTGGTACTTGTCCTTGTCCTTGCGCCACATCTCCCACTGGCTCGCGTTGTCCTCGAAGACCGACTCGTTCACCATGGTGATGCACTTCTCCACGGGGCAGACCGCCTCGCAGACGCCGCAGCCGCAGCACGACTCCATGTTGGCGTCGTAGGTGCCGTCGGGCATCACGTCGAAGCAGGAGTCGGGACACTGGATCCAGCAGAGCGTGCACTTCACACAGGTGTCGAAGTTGACGACCGGCCGCATCGTCCGCGTCGTGTACTTCTTGAAGTACGGATTGCGCTCCGGCACGTAGCCCTTGCCGGCCTCCTTCGGCTTGCCGAGAGGGATCGCGGGGATCGTGACGCCTTCGCGCATCTCCCACCACTTGGGCATCTCGAACGAGAACGGGACCTCGGCGTTGCCCTCCGTGAGCTTCACCTCGCGGGTCTCGAGGCGCGCGTACGCCTTCTTCGCGGACTCGACCTTGAGGTCCGAGCCCCACTCCATCTCCTTGATCGCCCCGCAGACCCCGTCGAGCGTGAGGAAGGCCGGCGCGATCTTGGCGAGCGCGCCGAGGATGCGGACCTCGGTGTGGTCCTCCTTGTAGACCCAGAGCCCGGAGAACGAGGCCTTGGCGCGGATCA is drawn from Candidatus Methylomirabilota bacterium and contains these coding sequences:
- a CDS encoding 4Fe-4S dicluster-binding protein: MAALICEIVYRGIFQKNLASRIARGIVLSARKSGRWGIAFGRYGDSPQRNGIPAKDFAIVADSKEELEQNMARYEPKHVDVTICVDDTLSKGVESWAWYGLQPINRLTVPNGTVLMTSLQRFDDLLQDIHKKDAPYQLSLIRAKASFSGLWVYKEDHTEVRILGALAKIAPAFLTLDGVCGAIKEMEWGSDLKVESAKKAYARLETREVKLTEGNAEVPFSFEMPKWWEMREGVTIPAIPLGKPKEAGKGYVPERNPYFKKYTTRTMRPVVNFDTCVKCTLCWIQCPDSCFDVMPDGTYDANMESCCGCGVCEAVCPVEKCITMVNESVFEDNASQWEMWRKDKDKYHVWMTEKIGDKKATVRSHGFRFRGQYDEELKSDLDAGGVEITAGIPGENAQHKTV